In one window of Burkholderia sp. NRF60-BP8 DNA:
- a CDS encoding flavin-containing monooxygenase, translating to MNARTLPFGPAGHDGLDETIDIAIIGTGFAGLGMAIRLKQTGVTDFVVLEKAASVGGTWRDNHYPGCACDVQSHVYSFSFAPNPRWTRMFAPQPEIRAYLEDCVQRFGVGPHLRMNHELQRAEYDEAAQRWRLTFANGKRLSARVLVSGMGGLSRAALPAIPGVETFQGRAFHSQQWDHDYALEGKRVAVIGTGASAIQFVPQIAPRVKTLALFQRTPPWIMPKPDRNLTGFEKWLFRTLPFTQKVVRSGIYWMLESRVLGFAIHSSLMKNVQKLALRHIRKQIPDPELRKTVTPNYTLGCKRVLISNDYYPALSRKNVDVITTGIDRIEADAVVTTDGKRHEVDCLIYGTGFQVADPYPRGAIIGRGGLDIVDAWRDGAHAYLGTTLPGYPNFFMIVGPNTGLGHNSMVFMIESQIEYILGALQAMHRERADAIEVRPLVEAQFNNDLQGKLKKAIWSTGGCKSWYLDPRTGKNTTLWPGFTWRFRQATAHFSIADYHAYRAPQHDTTARPVAAPAASASTSAEAA from the coding sequence ATGAATGCTCGCACGTTGCCTTTCGGTCCAGCCGGCCATGACGGCCTGGACGAAACCATCGACATCGCCATCATCGGCACCGGCTTTGCCGGCCTCGGGATGGCGATCCGCCTGAAACAAACGGGCGTGACCGACTTCGTCGTCCTCGAGAAAGCTGCGTCGGTCGGCGGCACATGGCGCGACAATCATTACCCCGGGTGTGCATGCGACGTGCAATCGCACGTCTATTCGTTCTCGTTCGCGCCGAACCCGCGCTGGACGCGCATGTTCGCGCCGCAGCCGGAGATCCGCGCGTATCTGGAAGACTGCGTGCAGCGCTTCGGCGTCGGCCCGCACCTGCGGATGAATCACGAACTGCAGCGCGCCGAATACGACGAAGCCGCGCAACGCTGGCGCCTCACGTTCGCGAACGGCAAGCGGCTGTCCGCGCGCGTGCTGGTGTCGGGGATGGGCGGGCTGTCGCGCGCCGCGCTGCCGGCGATACCCGGCGTCGAAACCTTCCAGGGCCGCGCCTTCCATTCGCAGCAGTGGGATCACGATTACGCGCTCGAAGGCAAACGCGTCGCGGTGATCGGCACCGGTGCGAGCGCGATCCAGTTCGTGCCGCAGATCGCGCCGCGCGTGAAGACGCTCGCGCTGTTCCAGCGCACGCCGCCGTGGATCATGCCGAAGCCCGACCGCAACCTGACCGGCTTCGAGAAATGGCTGTTCCGCACACTGCCGTTCACGCAGAAGGTCGTGCGCAGCGGCATCTACTGGATGCTCGAATCGCGCGTGCTCGGCTTCGCGATCCATTCGTCGCTGATGAAGAACGTGCAGAAGCTGGCGCTGCGCCACATCCGCAAGCAGATCCCCGATCCGGAGCTGCGCAAGACGGTCACGCCGAACTACACGCTCGGCTGCAAGCGCGTGCTGATCTCGAACGACTACTACCCGGCGCTGTCTCGCAAGAACGTCGACGTGATCACGACCGGCATCGATCGCATCGAAGCCGACGCGGTCGTGACGACCGACGGCAAGCGTCATGAAGTCGACTGCCTGATCTACGGTACCGGCTTCCAGGTGGCCGACCCGTATCCGCGCGGGGCGATCATCGGCCGCGGCGGCCTCGACATCGTCGACGCGTGGCGCGACGGCGCGCATGCGTATCTCGGCACGACGCTGCCGGGCTATCCGAACTTCTTCATGATCGTCGGCCCGAACACGGGCCTCGGTCACAACTCGATGGTGTTCATGATCGAGTCGCAGATCGAGTACATCCTCGGCGCGCTGCAGGCGATGCACCGCGAACGCGCCGATGCGATCGAGGTGCGCCCGCTCGTCGAGGCGCAGTTCAACAACGACCTGCAGGGCAAGCTGAAAAAGGCGATCTGGTCGACGGGCGGCTGCAAGAGCTGGTACCTCGACCCGCGCACCGGCAAGAACACGACACTGTGGCCGGGCTTCACGTGGCGCTTCAGGCAGGCAACCGCGCACTTCTCGATCGCCGATTACCACGCGTATCGCGCGCCGCAGCACGACACGACCGCGCGGCCCGTCGCCGC